A genomic window from Vagococcus sp. CY52-2 includes:
- the ald gene encoding alanine dehydrogenase — translation MKIGVPKEIKNNENRVALTPPFVKILVEKSHEVFVQTQAGVGAGFEDSAYEEMGATIVQNQEDAWDVDMVLKVKEPLASEYHLFKPNQILFTYLHLAPNKELTDALLENKITAIAYESVRLPDGSLPLLTPMSEIAGRMAPQTGAYFLQSINQGSGVLLSSVPGVEKGQVVIIGGGVAGMNAARIAIGLGAKVRILDINPQRLAQLEDIFGNDIETVISNSHNIEKSVKIADLVIGAVLIPGRKAPKLVTENMIKQMKPGSVVIDIAIDQGGIFETTDHVTSHDNPTYIRHDVVHYAVANMPGAVARTSTLALTNNTLPYIVKLANQSLKEIVATDEALRNGFNTYNGSLNSNVIAEDQNRLDDYKPITELL, via the coding sequence TTGAAAATAGGCGTACCAAAAGAAATTAAGAACAATGAAAACCGTGTTGCTTTGACTCCACCATTTGTCAAAATTTTAGTGGAAAAGTCGCATGAAGTATTCGTACAAACTCAAGCAGGAGTAGGTGCTGGCTTTGAAGACAGTGCATATGAAGAAATGGGTGCAACCATCGTTCAAAATCAAGAAGACGCGTGGGATGTTGATATGGTCCTAAAAGTTAAAGAACCATTAGCATCTGAATATCATTTATTCAAACCTAATCAAATTTTATTTACATATCTTCATTTAGCCCCTAATAAAGAATTAACTGATGCTTTACTAGAAAATAAGATTACAGCAATTGCTTATGAATCCGTTCGTTTACCCGATGGATCATTGCCTTTATTAACACCAATGTCGGAGATTGCTGGTCGTATGGCGCCACAAACTGGTGCATACTTCTTACAATCTATTAACCAAGGTTCAGGTGTTTTATTGTCTTCTGTTCCTGGTGTTGAAAAAGGACAAGTCGTTATTATTGGTGGTGGTGTTGCTGGTATGAATGCTGCTAGAATTGCCATTGGTTTAGGTGCCAAAGTAAGAATTTTAGACATTAATCCACAACGATTAGCACAACTAGAAGATATTTTTGGAAATGACATTGAAACTGTTATTTCTAATTCTCATAACATTGAAAAATCAGTTAAAATAGCTGATTTAGTTATTGGTGCCGTTTTAATACCTGGACGTAAAGCACCAAAACTTGTTACTGAAAATATGATTAAACAAATGAAACCTGGTTCTGTTGTCATTGATATTGCAATTGACCAAGGTGGTATTTTTGAAACGACTGACCACGTAACAAGCCATGATAATCCAACTTATATTAGACATGACGTTGTTCATTATGCAGTTGCAAACATGCCTGGTGCAGTAGCTCGCACATCAACTCTTGCTTTAACAAATAATACGTTACCATATATTGTTAAGTTGGCTAATCAATCTTTAAAAGAAATTGTTGCAACTGACGAAGCTCTAAGAAATGGATTTAATACATACAATGGTAGTTTAAATTCAAACGTAATTGCTGAAGATCAAAATCGTTTAGATGACTATAAACCAATCACAGAATTATTATAA
- a CDS encoding type 1 glutamine amidotransferase — MTNYHLTFCHLYGNLLNTYGDNGNLLLLNYYAKKLGITIDTEIISVFEDFDETKYDFVFFGGGQDYEQKIVSEDIQTKKDAITRYIENDGVMLAICGGFQLLGEYYIGAQGEKIEGISALPHYTLSQDNNRFIGDIEIYNKEFDETYYGFENHNGMTFLGEGEKPLGEVVKGYGNNGKDKTEGVVYKNVMGSYFHGPLLAKNKQLALRLINMAMKKKYHVTFSLDDLN; from the coding sequence ATGACAAACTATCATTTAACATTTTGTCACCTGTATGGAAATTTATTGAATACATATGGTGACAATGGTAACCTACTTTTACTAAATTACTACGCAAAAAAATTAGGTATTACAATTGATACTGAAATCATCAGTGTGTTTGAAGACTTCGATGAGACGAAATATGATTTTGTCTTTTTCGGTGGAGGGCAAGATTATGAACAAAAAATCGTTTCTGAAGACATTCAAACAAAAAAAGACGCTATCACTCGTTACATTGAAAATGATGGTGTCATGCTTGCTATTTGTGGAGGTTTCCAATTATTAGGTGAGTATTACATCGGCGCTCAAGGTGAAAAAATTGAAGGAATCTCCGCTCTTCCCCACTATACTCTTAGCCAGGATAATAACCGTTTTATCGGTGATATTGAGATTTATAATAAAGAATTTGATGAAACATATTACGGCTTTGAAAACCATAATGGTATGACTTTTTTAGGAGAAGGTGAAAAACCTCTTGGAGAAGTTGTAAAAGGATATGGAAATAATGGGAAAGACAAAACTGAAGGGGTTGTTTATAAAAATGTCATGGGGTCCTATTTTCATGGTCCCTTGTTAGCAAAAAATAAGCAATTAGCACTGAGATTAATCAATATGGCTATGAAAAAAAAATATCATGTCACGTTTTCTTTGGATGATTTGAATTAG
- a CDS encoding Mur ligase family protein, giving the protein MSFKSGLATTVGKSSQWLLKTFFKGGSSLPGKLALKIDPTILSSLAKDYDVIVVTGTNGKTLTTALTVNILKEEFDSVVTNTTGANMLQGIVSTFLQGKKNKHGKNVAVLEIDEASLNKVTEFLTPELFLFTNIFRDQMDRYGEIYTTYQLIVDGAKKAPNAPILMNGDLPIFNSIDTINPREYYGFSHADDEEQMAHYNTDGVLCPHCHHILHYKMITYSNLGDYYCPNCDFKRPELNVALTDIKHMTNVSSTFTIDEHDYQIEVGGMYNIYNALAATAVAKHYNISSEKIRKGLAYDEKVFGRQEVIEIGDKKCTLVLVKNPVGLNQVIDTMKLSPYPFSLTALLNANYADGIDVSWIWDSQLEALGELNIPKVISGGERQSDMSLRLKVAGINEEKLVETSSLTQVIEEIKSAPTEHVYILATYTAVLGLRKELIQQGFIKEEA; this is encoded by the coding sequence ATGAGTTTTAAAAGTGGATTAGCGACAACTGTTGGTAAATCTTCACAATGGCTATTAAAAACGTTTTTCAAAGGTGGCAGTAGCTTACCTGGAAAATTGGCTTTAAAAATAGATCCAACAATTCTTTCAAGTTTAGCAAAAGACTATGATGTGATTGTTGTGACAGGAACAAACGGTAAAACATTAACTACTGCTTTAACCGTTAATATATTAAAAGAGGAATTCGATTCTGTTGTTACGAACACAACAGGAGCAAATATGTTACAAGGTATTGTATCAACCTTCCTTCAAGGAAAGAAAAATAAGCATGGCAAAAACGTCGCTGTTTTAGAAATCGACGAAGCCAGTTTAAATAAAGTGACAGAATTTTTAACACCTGAGTTATTCTTATTTACCAATATTTTTCGCGATCAGATGGATCGCTATGGGGAAATTTACACGACTTATCAATTAATCGTTGATGGGGCGAAAAAAGCACCAAATGCACCTATTTTAATGAATGGTGATTTACCGATATTTAACTCTATCGACACTATCAACCCAAGAGAATATTATGGATTTAGTCATGCTGATGATGAAGAACAGATGGCTCATTATAATACTGATGGTGTTCTGTGTCCTCATTGCCATCACATTCTTCACTATAAAATGATTACTTACAGTAACTTGGGTGATTATTATTGCCCTAATTGTGATTTCAAACGTCCTGAACTTAATGTTGCTTTAACTGACATTAAACATATGACTAATGTCTCTTCTACCTTTACGATTGATGAACATGACTACCAAATTGAAGTAGGTGGTATGTACAATATTTACAATGCACTAGCAGCAACAGCTGTAGCGAAACATTATAATATTTCATCAGAAAAAATCAGAAAAGGTTTAGCGTACGACGAAAAAGTATTTGGCCGTCAAGAAGTCATTGAGATTGGGGATAAAAAATGCACCCTTGTTTTAGTTAAAAATCCAGTTGGGCTAAATCAAGTGATTGATACGATGAAATTATCTCCTTATCCGTTTTCACTGACTGCACTACTTAATGCAAACTATGCTGATGGAATTGATGTCAGTTGGATTTGGGATAGTCAATTAGAAGCGTTAGGTGAATTAAATATTCCTAAAGTCATCTCAGGTGGAGAACGTCAGAGTGATATGTCACTTCGATTAAAAGTAGCCGGTATTAACGAAGAAAAATTAGTTGAAACATCGTCACTTACACAAGTCATCGAAGAAATAAAATCAGCACCAACTGAACATGTTTATATTTTAGCCACATACACTGCAGTATTAGGCTTAAGAAAAGAATTAATCCAACAAGGGTTTATCAAGGAGGAAGCCTAG
- a CDS encoding TrkH family potassium uptake protein yields the protein MPRLEFSYMKLKHLSTRYINQHLSSIQIIFLYYVLITTVAYFLLNLTFFHQDNANYSTFDMIFMAISTVSVTGLSTFNINEVFNQRGIILLEILFQIGGFGIMMVSTFFFILSKKKISLKRRQLIMTDMNSPKLSGSIRLIKNTMLTVLVIQLLFGLVFSTHFYFAEHHLDLVDSLFHGFYQSISAVTNSGFDVTGESVTPYKNDFFFLPILMLLIMIGGIGFPVLMEVKEWLFYRRDNHKLPFRFSLFSRLAISIYIVLFIVGTILIYLLEKNHLFIDMSEQQKWLTSMFYSTTTRNAGLQLNNLNDFQTPTLLLFSMLMFIGCSPSSVGGGVRTTTVAILGLYMYSFIKGQENVTIFNRRIDRTDIKKAIVVFNLSVFMCFLSIMILTITENETMIALIVEVASAFGTTGLSLGITSSLSPIGKIVIAILMFVGRIGMLYTLMIFIPKEKHDRGYIYPTEKIIIG from the coding sequence ATGCCTCGTTTAGAGTTTTCGTATATGAAATTAAAGCACCTAAGCACTCGGTACATTAACCAACACCTTTCGAGTATCCAAATTATTTTTCTATATTATGTGTTAATTACAACTGTCGCTTACTTTTTACTTAATTTAACATTTTTCCATCAAGATAATGCTAATTATTCAACCTTTGATATGATTTTTATGGCTATTAGTACGGTTAGTGTGACAGGCTTAAGTACTTTCAATATTAATGAAGTATTTAACCAACGTGGGATTATTTTACTTGAAATTCTCTTTCAAATAGGTGGCTTTGGTATTATGATGGTGTCAACTTTTTTCTTCATTTTATCAAAGAAGAAAATTTCTCTAAAGCGTCGACAATTAATCATGACTGATATGAACTCTCCAAAGCTTAGCGGAAGTATTCGATTAATCAAAAATACTATGCTGACTGTATTAGTCATACAATTGCTATTTGGTCTTGTTTTTTCTACCCATTTTTATTTTGCCGAACATCATCTTGATTTAGTTGATTCGTTGTTCCATGGATTTTATCAATCCATCTCAGCAGTAACAAACTCTGGGTTTGATGTAACAGGTGAGTCGGTCACCCCTTATAAAAACGACTTTTTCTTTTTACCTATTTTGATGCTACTTATTATGATTGGCGGGATTGGGTTTCCAGTCTTAATGGAAGTAAAAGAGTGGTTATTTTATAGAAGAGACAATCATAAGTTACCTTTTCGTTTTTCCCTATTCAGTCGATTAGCGATTAGTATCTATATTGTATTATTTATCGTTGGAACAATTTTAATCTATTTATTAGAAAAAAACCATTTATTTATTGATATGAGCGAACAACAAAAATGGCTGACGTCTATGTTCTATTCTACTACCACACGAAATGCTGGTTTACAATTAAATAATCTAAATGATTTTCAAACACCTACCCTATTACTTTTTTCAATGCTAATGTTCATTGGTTGTAGCCCCAGTTCTGTTGGTGGTGGTGTTCGAACAACAACCGTTGCGATATTAGGATTATATATGTATAGCTTTATAAAAGGACAAGAAAATGTCACTATATTTAATAGAAGAATTGATCGAACAGACATAAAAAAAGCCATCGTTGTGTTTAATTTATCTGTCTTTATGTGTTTTTTGTCTATTATGATACTAACGATTACAGAAAATGAAACAATGATTGCGTTAATTGTAGAAGTCGCTTCTGCCTTTGGAACAACAGGATTATCACTAGGCATTACCTCTTCTCTTTCCCCAATTGGTAAAATTGTTATTGCCATTTTAATGTTTGTTGGACGTATTGGCATGCTTTACACCTTAATGATTTTTATTCCAAAAGAAAAACATGACCGTGGCTATATTTATCCAACTGAAAAAATTATTATTGGCTAA
- the cls gene encoding cardiolipin synthase, whose protein sequence is MSVLLIILYLINLLFALFLIFYRERDTSVTWAWLLVFMFIPFLGFILYLFFGLGLSKKERYEIKNQITMDFSSLDDIYDPTLQLYDDTPSDNKYAQLAYFMSNLNHTPLTHHNNVTIFTDGEKKLEALLNDIKHAKTFIHIEYYAFVTDKTGMRVVDLLTEKVKEGVEVCLLYDELGSKGVKKTKFSKLIEAGGRIQTFVTSEKAILKFRVNYHDHRKIAVIDGKISYVGGFNIADQYVETTKKFGYWRDTHLRIDGPATSILELRFLSDWNVSVPDDKKLIGKLDYLYHEKPNEKAITDIQIIASGPHDEKQQIKLAFTKLITSAKKRIWIQTPYFIPDDTILDALKIAKQSGVDVRIMIPNKPDHPFIYRATQYFAQVIMKHDVDVFIYEGGFLHSKVLIMDDEVSIVGSANQDIRSYKLNFEASAVMYDKSINSALSHYFTEDLKQSKELTQQMIDDMSIWLKFKQKTARLFSPIM, encoded by the coding sequence ATGAGTGTCCTGTTAATCATTTTATATTTAATCAACTTACTATTTGCTCTGTTTTTAATATTTTATAGAGAGCGTGATACTAGTGTTACTTGGGCGTGGTTATTAGTCTTTATGTTTATCCCATTTTTAGGATTTATTTTATATTTATTTTTTGGTCTTGGGCTAAGTAAAAAGGAACGATATGAAATTAAAAATCAAATTACAATGGATTTTAGCTCGCTAGATGATATTTACGATCCAACATTGCAATTATATGATGATACACCTTCAGATAATAAATATGCTCAGCTTGCCTACTTCATGTCTAATTTAAATCATACACCTTTAACGCATCATAACAACGTCACCATATTTACCGATGGAGAGAAAAAATTAGAAGCATTATTAAATGATATTAAACATGCTAAAACGTTTATCCATATTGAATATTATGCTTTTGTGACAGACAAAACGGGTATGAGAGTAGTTGATCTATTAACTGAAAAGGTAAAAGAAGGGGTAGAAGTTTGCCTATTATATGATGAATTAGGCTCTAAAGGAGTTAAGAAAACAAAGTTTTCTAAATTAATTGAAGCTGGTGGACGAATCCAAACTTTTGTTACCAGTGAGAAGGCTATTTTAAAATTTCGTGTCAACTATCATGACCATCGAAAAATCGCTGTGATCGATGGAAAAATTAGTTATGTTGGTGGATTTAATATCGCAGATCAGTACGTTGAAACAACTAAAAAATTTGGCTACTGGCGTGACACCCATCTTAGAATTGACGGCCCTGCTACCTCTATCTTAGAATTACGCTTTTTATCCGATTGGAATGTTTCCGTCCCTGATGATAAAAAACTTATTGGAAAGCTTGATTATTTATATCATGAAAAACCAAATGAGAAAGCCATAACTGATATTCAAATTATTGCTAGTGGACCACATGATGAGAAGCAACAAATTAAATTAGCTTTTACAAAACTTATCACCAGTGCTAAAAAACGGATTTGGATTCAAACACCATACTTTATACCAGATGATACAATTCTTGATGCTTTAAAAATTGCTAAACAGTCCGGTGTAGATGTACGAATTATGATTCCAAATAAACCAGATCATCCTTTTATCTATAGGGCAACACAATATTTTGCTCAAGTGATTATGAAACATGATGTTGATGTCTTTATTTATGAAGGTGGATTTCTTCATTCTAAAGTTCTTATTATGGATGATGAAGTAAGCATCGTGGGTTCAGCTAATCAAGATATTCGCAGTTATAAACTGAATTTTGAAGCGAGTGCTGTTATGTATGATAAATCTATCAATAGTGCTTTATCTCATTATTTTACAGAAGACTTAAAGCAATCCAAAGAATTAACACAGCAAATGATTGATGACATGTCTATTTGGTTGAAATTCAAACAAAAAACAGCACGATTATTTTCACCAATTATGTAA
- a CDS encoding ribonuclease HI family protein, with protein sequence MIKINTDASTHPKYQVSAGCFIIKKENQTIVETFPLDATDNHIAEFQTMILSLEYCLQNNWQKDLIFIYSDSRIVVESFHKRYVKNDRFLPLLSKLLVLSQEFSDLMIEWIPQESNKMADHHAKQALKKELKRQKKSPK encoded by the coding sequence ATGATAAAAATTAATACTGATGCTTCAACACATCCTAAATACCAAGTAAGTGCTGGTTGTTTTATTATAAAAAAAGAAAATCAGACAATCGTAGAAACATTTCCTTTAGATGCGACAGATAACCATATAGCAGAATTTCAGACCATGATTCTATCTTTAGAATACTGTCTACAAAATAATTGGCAAAAAGACTTAATTTTTATTTATTCTGACAGTAGGATTGTGGTTGAATCATTTCATAAACGTTATGTAAAAAATGATCGCTTTCTACCTTTATTATCAAAATTACTTGTTTTAAGTCAGGAATTTAGCGATTTAATGATTGAATGGATTCCACAAGAATCAAATAAAATGGCTGACCATCATGCTAAACAAGCACTAAAAAAAGAATTAAAACGTCAAAAAAAGAGTCCTAAATAA
- a CDS encoding EbsA family protein, protein MSENKIHIYRYQPILADTVIYWSLTFVLFFASMIGLLEEQGRINLFSIVTFFIFLFFFYLGTRRKLILTQEQIKVNAVLKKNEYTIDISKIKKVLVGKYGFTLVTNQHERSYLMLPSSKTNFIHHLEESAQLSCMVNGYKK, encoded by the coding sequence ATGAGTGAGAATAAAATTCACATATATAGATACCAACCAATACTAGCTGATACAGTGATTTATTGGTCGTTGACCTTTGTATTATTTTTTGCCAGTATGATCGGTTTATTAGAAGAACAAGGGCGGATCAATCTATTTAGTATTGTGACATTTTTTATTTTTTTATTTTTTTTCTATTTAGGAACAAGGAGAAAATTAATCTTAACTCAAGAGCAGATTAAAGTGAATGCGGTATTAAAAAAAAATGAATACACGATAGATATTAGTAAAATAAAAAAAGTGTTAGTGGGGAAATATGGCTTTACACTAGTCACAAATCAACATGAACGTTCTTATTTAATGCTACCATCATCTAAAACGAATTTTATTCATCATTTAGAAGAGTCAGCCCAGTTATCTTGCATGGTAAATGGGTATAAAAAATGA
- a CDS encoding cold-shock protein has translation MKQGLVKWFDVKKGYGFIIYDQDEEIFVHFTAIEQDGFKTLFEGQQVNFDIKEGARGLQASNVSVIDEKK, from the coding sequence ATGAAACAAGGTTTAGTGAAATGGTTTGATGTAAAAAAGGGATATGGATTCATTATTTACGATCAAGATGAGGAAATCTTTGTTCATTTTACTGCAATAGAACAGGATGGGTTTAAAACACTTTTTGAAGGACAACAAGTTAATTTTGATATTAAAGAAGGAGCTCGCGGCTTACAAGCATCGAACGTTTCTGTTATAGATGAAAAAAAATGA
- the lspA gene encoding signal peptidase II, with the protein MFLYIFIIIGSIILDQLTKLMVVQHLDLYDTTMTNPILSITHIRNEGGAWSIFEGHMWFFLLVGVIALGIFSYLLYKHRYKNKWLTVGLSFVIGGTIGNFIDRFRQGYVVDMFQTEFIRFPIFNVADIFLVIGVLCIFIYILLYDEEKSHR; encoded by the coding sequence ATGTTTCTTTATATTTTTATTATTATAGGGAGTATTATTTTAGATCAATTAACTAAATTGATGGTGGTACAACATTTAGATTTGTATGATACAACGATGACTAATCCTATTTTATCCATTACCCATATCAGAAATGAAGGAGGAGCCTGGAGTATATTTGAAGGCCATATGTGGTTTTTTTTATTAGTTGGAGTGATTGCTTTAGGTATTTTTTCTTACCTACTATATAAACATAGATATAAAAATAAATGGTTAACAGTGGGGCTAAGTTTTGTCATTGGTGGAACTATTGGTAATTTCATTGACCGATTTAGACAAGGGTATGTGGTGGATATGTTTCAAACAGAGTTTATTAGATTTCCAATTTTTAATGTAGCAGATATTTTTTTAGTTATTGGTGTTTTGTGCATCTTTATTTATATTCTACTTTATGATGAAGAAAAGTCTCATAGATGA
- the perR gene encoding peroxide-responsive transcriptional repressor PerR, giving the protein MSKDHLVDEAIEKLKAADIRITPQRYAILEYLIESHTHPTADDIYKELEHRFPNMSVATVYNNLRLFTEIGFVIEMTYGDSSSRFDFTTEKHYHAICEKCKKVVDVNYPGLGDVEAATEKLTGFKINDHRLEMYGICPDCQKLEEEVI; this is encoded by the coding sequence ATGTCAAAGGATCACTTAGTTGACGAAGCGATTGAAAAGTTAAAAGCAGCTGATATAAGAATAACGCCACAGAGATACGCTATTTTGGAATATCTAATCGAAAGTCACACACACCCTACGGCAGATGATATCTATAAAGAGTTGGAACATCGTTTTCCAAACATGAGTGTGGCGACTGTTTATAACAATTTAAGATTGTTTACTGAGATTGGTTTTGTTATCGAAATGACATATGGTGATTCTTCAAGTCGGTTTGATTTTACAACGGAGAAACATTATCATGCCATTTGTGAAAAGTGTAAAAAAGTAGTAGATGTTAATTATCCTGGCTTGGGTGATGTTGAAGCGGCTACTGAAAAATTAACTGGTTTTAAGATAAATGATCATCGTTTAGAAATGTATGGTATTTGTCCAGATTGTCAAAAATTAGAAGAAGAGGTTATATAA